TATGAACCGTCGCGCGAGACAGACGGGTTTCCTTGGCAATCCCCCGGATGGTCCAATGGGTGCCATCCTTCGGTGTGCTCTGCAATGTCTTTCGTACAAGGGTGGCAACTTTTTCATCCGAAATACTTCGCGGTCGACCAGGTCGGAGCTCCTCATGCAAGCCATGGATGCCCTGTTGGAGAAACCGCCTTCGCCAAAGGCAAACCGACTGTTGGATGAGATTGAGTTATTCTGCGATACTGGTGTTCGACTGACCTTCCGCCGCCATCAGAACGATCCGGGCTCGGGTGACCAAGCCGTGGGGCAGAGATCTGGATTGTGCCGGTGCCAATAACTGCTTCCGATCTTGTTCTTCAAGGATGATTGGAGTCTTGGGTCTGCCTTTGACCATGGAATTCCCCCAGTTTAGTGGATGAATCCATGATATACGAGATCGGGTATATAAACAGGTTATTTATGAGAAATAATACTGGTAAAACGATCCCGGGCATTTTTTCTCTCCAACAATGGCCAAATTATTACGGAAATTGGTAGGGAAATGAGGAAGAATAGCAGACTAATTAGTAGGCAAAATATGAAAACTTCTTGAAAATTCCGATCCGTTACCGTGATTATTGGAAAAAGGGAGGATAGGAAAATGGTAACACCAATGCATAGCGAAAAAAAGGCTCCCTGTATGATGGATGGCAGGGATTTTATTTTCCAGATAAGTAGCATAAGCAAAAATGTGCCTGTGATGCAAGAAAATGATATAAATATGAAGATTACGATTGCCATCTC
This Anaerolineales bacterium DNA region includes the following protein-coding sequences:
- a CDS encoding helix-turn-helix domain-containing protein; the protein is MQQSVCLWRRRFLQQGIHGLHEELRPGRPRSISDEKVATLVRKTLQSTPKDGTHWTIRGIAKETRLSRATVHRIRQAFGLQPHRQKSFKLSTDPFFVEKVRDIVGLYLSPPENVVVLCVDGKKPDSSPGTHAAHASNATGLC